ATCGTCGCGCTCGGATTGCAAGGCAACTACCTGTACTTCGGGCAGATCAGGGCGATCAGCGACTTTCATTGGACGCTCGTTCCCGTACTCATTGCAGCCAGCGTGCTCACCGGTGTTGCGGGCGGCGCGTTCGGCTGGCTGATGCTCAACGTACCGCGATGGATGCCTGCGCCGCTGGTCAATATGCGTCGCGCCCATCCTGTACGATTCGCCTTTGTGTGCGGGCTTGCGATTGCGGCAATCGGAATCGCCTCCGGCGGCACGACATTCGGCAGCGGCTACGCGGAAGCGCGCGGCCTGCTCGAATCGCACGCGGCCCTCTCCCTGTTATACGCCGTGCTGAAGTTCGCGGCGTTGTCCGTGTCTTACCTGTCGGGGATTCCGGGCGGCATTTTTGCGCCGTCGCTGGCCATTGGCGCGGGACTGGGCAACGTCATGGCCCACATCACGTCGGTGGTGCCCCTGCCGGCAATGGCCGCGCTTTGCATGGTCGGGTATTTAGCGGCCGTGACACAGTCGCCGATCACTTCCTTCGTGATCGTCATGGAGATGATCGACGGTCATCAGATGGTGATTCCGCTCATGGCTGTCGCCCTGCTCGCGACGCAGGTCTCCCGAACGATAGCGCCATCGTTCTATCACACGCTGGCCCATCGTTTCCTGACGCCGACAGTGCCTGCGCCACGACAGGCTTGATGCCGGGAGATGGCAACCGGGCGACGAGACAAGCATGGTCTGCCGACCGGTTCCCTCCCCCGCTCAGGCCACGGCCGCCTGCGCGCTCAGTTCGCGGATATCGGCAGCCAGGCGCTCCACCGTCTCCACACGGGTGTCCCATGCGCACATGAAGCGGCAGCCCCCGGCACCGATGAAGGTGTAAAAGCGCCAGCCCCTGGCGCGTAACGCTTCGATCACGAACGCCGGCAGTTCGGCGAACACGCCGTTGGCCTGTGTCTCGAACATGATCGACACGCCCGGCACGTCGCGAATGCGCGCGGCGAGCAGTTGCGCCATGTCGTTGGCATGGCGCGCATGGCGCAACCACGTATCGTTCTCCAGCATGCCCAGCCACGGTGCCGAAATGAAACGCATCTTCGACGCCAGTTGGCCCGCCTGCTTCACGCGGTAAGCGAAGTCTTCCGCCAGCGCACGGTTAAAGAACACCACCGCCTCACCGACCGGCAGACCGTTCTTCGTGCCTCCGAAACACAGCACGTCCACGCCAGCACGCCAGGTGACGTCGCCCGGATGGCACCCCAACGTCGCCACGGCGTTGGCAAAGCGTGCGCCGTCCATGTGAACGCGCAAATTGCGGCGCTTTGCCACGGCGGAGATCGCCTTGATTTCGTCGACGGTATAGACCGTACCGACTTCGGTCGCCTGCGTGAGCGTCACGACCTTGGGCTTCGGGAAGTGAATGTCGGAGCGACGGTTGATGACGGCTTCGACCGCCTCCGGCGTGAGCTTGCCGTTATTGTCCCGGCCGCGCGCGGTCAGCAGCTTCGCGCCGTTGGAGAAAAACTCCGGCCCGCCGCATTCGTCCGTCTCAACGTGCGCCAGTTCGTGGCAGATGACGGAGTGATACGACTGCGACAGCGACGCGAGCGCGAGGGAATTCGCCGCAGTGCCGTTGAAGACGAAGAAGACTTCGCAATCGGTGTCGAACAACTGGCGGATGCCGTCGCACACCCGTTGGGTCCACGTATCGTCGCCGTACGACACTTCGTGACCGCTGGCATTCGCCTCGACGAGGTAACGCATCGCTTCGGGGCAAATCCCGGCGTAGTTATCCGACGCAAAGTGTTGGGGGGTTGCCAGCGCATCGGCGGCGGCCCCTACCCTGGCGGTTGAATTCGATGCGTTCGATGCGTTCGATGCTGACGGGGCTTGCGACATGACGACCTCTTCGATACGACGGGGCCGTCGCAAGACGCCCCGCCCAGACTCTCCGGCGCACACCGCCGGCCTACCGGATGCAACGACGGACTCAGCGCGGGTCCGACCAGAGCGCGCCGCCCGTGGACCAGTTCTCCGGCTTCACGTCGGTGATGATGATATCGACGGACTCCGGCGTGCAGCCGATCGTCTCGACAGCCGCCTGCGTAACGGCTTTGACGAATGCGCGCTTTTGTTCGACGGTGCGCCCCTCGAACATCTCGACGTGAAACGTTGGCATTGCGATGTATCTCCTGATGTCGTTATTGAAACCGGCCACGCGGCGCCCCTTCCCAAAGGCATGATCCGCAGCGTTGCCGGACGCCTCCGATGCCGGCCGAGGCGCAAACCGCCGGGCCGTCAATCGCGAAACGAGGCATCTATTCTATCGAGTTTGCGCAACAGGGCGGGCCACTCCATCCCGCCTTCGATTGCCCCGCCGTCTTCGAGTTGAATGGCCGTTTTGTCCTGCACGGCCGGACTGGGCAAGTTCGGCGACGCGCCGCCGGCCAGCGCCTGCAACTGGATCTCGCACGCCTTGATGAGGGTGGCCATCAGCACAAACGCTTCCGCGACCGTGCGTCCGAGCGTCAACGTGCCGTGGTTTCGCAGCAGCATGGCACGATGCGGGCCAAGCGACGTCACCAAACGCTCGCCCTCTGACGGCGAAAATGCCAGCCCTTCGTAGTCGTGATAGCCGATGCGCTCATGAAAGCGCAGCGCGTGTTGCGAGATCGGCAACAACCCATGCGGCTGAATCGACACGGCGATGCCGGCCGTGTTGTGCAAGTGCATCACGCAGAGCGCATCGGGGCGCGCGGCGTGCACGGCACCGTGCAATGCAAAGCCCGTCACATTGACCGGATGCTCGCTCTCGCCGACGATCTCACCGCTCGTCGTGATCTTCACCAGATTCGATGCCGTCACTTCGTCGAAGGACAAGCCGAACGGATTGATGAGAAAGTGGCCCGGCTCGCCCGGCACCATCGCGGAGATGTGGGTGTAGATGAGATCGTCCCAGCCGTTGAGTGCGACCAGACGGTAACAAGCGGCGAGATCGACGCGCATCCGGCGCTCTTCGTCGCTTATCGCAGTGGCGGCCTTTTTGCCCGCCTTCAAGGTAAAAGACATACGCGCTTCTCTGGAAAAGTCCGGAATGGGGGGTGTCGTGGGCAACGTCAGACGCAAGACCTTCGACTCACGGTGCGCGCTCCAGCGAGCGCCGCCAGTCGCACACGAAACCGGCCGCGCCCAGCACGAGCACACCGCTCGCACACAACAATGCTGTCGTGAAGCCGCCGGTCACAGCCACGAGCGGCGCGGCGACCAACGGTCCGACAATCTGCCCGATGCCGTAGGATGCCGTCACAAGACCGATCAGACCATTGGCGTTGTCCCCACGCAGACGGCGGCATTCGCGCACGGCATACACCGTAATTGCCGTGAACGGCAGCCCAACCAGTACACTTCCGAGCGCGAAACCGGCTACGTTCGGCATGACGATACCGATGCCGACGCCCAGTCCCTGCATGATGTAACAGACGGCAAGCAACAGACGGTTATCCCAGGCGAGCGGTGCCCGCGCGCCGATGATCGCGCCCGGAATCACCATGAGGCCGAGCAACGGAAAAAAGAGATCGGGCCACGGCGAGCCGGGCAACGCCTGACGCGCGATGACCGGCAGGAACGTTGCGGTGATGATGTAGCCGAAGCCGGCGAAACCGTAGAGAATCGTGACGGGAATCACGCTCTCGCCACTGCCATGATTGATGACGGGTGCGGCGGGGGCCGAGGTCGGTTTGCCGGCGCCTGCCGCGCTCGCGGCCGATGCCGCCCCTGCTGGGCCATGCGCATCGCGCGCATCGCTGATGAAGGTACGCCAGATGAGCGCAAGCAGCGCCAGCGCGAGCGCTCCGCAAAGCAACCAGCCGCCACGCGCGGGCCACGCCAGCGATTCGTTCAGGCTGGCCAGCAGGCCCGTCACCACAATGCCCGCGCCCGGGCCGGCGAACATCACGCCGCCGAGACTCGGCATGCGCAACTCGGCCAGCTTGCGAAAGCCCCACCCTGCCGAGAACACCATCGCCCATGCGCTCATCGCACCGGCAAGCGTGCGCACGACCGCCCACACCGCGAACGACTCCCACACCCCCATGGCCAGCGTGAGCGCCACCGTCGCGGCGAGCGCGAAACGAATGATGAGCGTGGGCGTCAAATGGAGCCACATACACGACAGCGCACCGACGAAATACCCCGCGTAATTCAGCGACGCGAGCCAACTGCCATGCTGAATGTCGGTGAGGTGCTCATGCAGCATGAGCGGCAACATGGGCGTGAATGCGAAGCGGCCGATACCCATGGCAATCGCCAGCGCGAGCATGCACGACAGCGCAATGCGCCACGCGGCGCGCTCGGGCGACGGGAGATGAGACGAAACAGTGCGGTCGGTATCGGCGACGGTGGCTGGCATGGCGATGGCTGGCCCGCGGGCAAACGGAGCGAACGGAGCAAACGTAAGGCGTCAATGGAAAGCAACGCGCGCGGTAACCCGCAATCGGAAACGCTCCCGCGATGCATGTCGTGTGCCGAGTACTTTACATGCAAACCATTGCCGGCAGCGATGGTTCCCCTGTGCGATGCAGGGCAATAGGCGGCATCGATGGGCGGCATTATTGCGGCGATTTCCGCTCCACTGTCTTCGCGAATGCAACATTCGCCACGTTCGCTCCGGCATCCTTTCACCAATCGCAACCGTACTGCTGTCGCGCCGGGCCACCTGCTGCGCTCGATGCACTTGCCCCCGCGCCGCCGCAAACATGCGTCGCCGGAAATGCAAAACGCGCACCGAGGTGCGCGTTTTGCAGGGGCCTGCCCGATCGACGGAGGATGGCGCTGCGGCCCAAACCTCCTCGCATCCGCCGAACGATTACAGCTTGCCGGCCACCCAGCCCTGCACGCCGGCCAGCGCCTGCGGCAGTTGCGACGGGTCCGTGCCGCCGGCCTGGGCCATGTCGGGACGGCCACCGCCCTTGCCGCCAACTTGCTGAGCAACGAAGTTGACGAGCTCGCCAGCCTTGACCCTGGCCGTCGCGTCAGCCGTCACACCGGCAATCAGCGTGACCTTGCCGCCTTCGACGGCAGCCAGCACGATCGCGGCGCTTCCCAGCTTGTCCTTGAGCTTGTCCATCGTCTCGCGCAGCGTCTTGACGTCGGCACCTTCGAGTTGTGCGGCCAGCACCTTCAGGCCGTTCACGTCGACGGCCTTCCCGACCAGTTCGTCGCCCTGGCTCGATGCGAGCTTCGACTTGAGCGCCGCCAGTTCCTTCTCCAGCGACCTGACCTGATCCTGCACCTGCGCAATGCGCGGCGTGAGTTCGGCCGGTTGTGTCTTGAGCGCGGCGGCGGCCTCATTGATCCGGTCATCGAGCTTCTGCACGAAGCGCACCGAATTGTCGCCGGTGATCGCCTCCACGCGACGGATACCGGCGGCAACGCCCCCTTCCATCACGATCTTGAACAGACCGATGTCTCCCGTACGGGTAACGTGCGTACCGCCGCACAATTCGCGCGACGTACCGATGTCGAGTACGCGCACTTCGTCGCCGTACTTTTCACCGAACAGTGCCATCGCACCGCCCTTCACCGCGTCGTCGAACGACATGAGCGCGGCCTGCGTCGGCGCATTCGCAAGCACTTCGGCGTTCACGATGTCCTCCACACGACGGATTTCGTCGGCGGTCATCGCGGCGTTGTGTGCAAAGTCGAAACGGGTCTTGTCGGCGTCGACGAGCGAGCCCTTCTGTTGCACGTGAGCGCCCAGCACCTCGCGCAAGGCCTTGTGCATCAGGTGAGTCGCGGAGTGGTTGCGTACGGTACGCGCGCGACGCACGGCATCGACCTGCGCCGTCACGGTGTCGCCCACCTTCAGTTCGCCCGATTCCAGCGTGCCGTAGTGACCGAACACGTCCGCCTGAATCTTCTGGGTGTCCGACACGCCGAAACGCGCATTGCCCGTCAGAATCAGCCCCTGATCGCCGACCTGACCGCCCGACTCGGCATAGAACGGCGTGGTGTCGAGCACCACGATACCCTGCTGGCCCGCGCCGAGCTTGCCGACGCTGGTGCCATCCACATAGAGCGCCGTGACCTTCGCGCCTTCGAGCGCGAGTTGGTCGTAGCCCTGGAAGCGCGTCTTGTCGCCCGTGTATTCGAGCGCCGTCGCCATCTTGAACTTGCCCGCAGCGCGCGCCTGCTCGCGCTGACGCGCCATCGCGGCATCGAACCCGGCTTCGTCGACCGAAATGCTGCGCTCGCGGCACACGTCTGCGGTCAGATCGAGCGGGAAGCCATACGTGTCGTGCAACTTGAACGCGAGTTCGCCGTCGAGCGTGGTTACGCCTTGCCTGGCCAGATCGGCGAGCGCGCCTTCGAGAATTTCCATGCCGTTCTCGATGGTTTCGCCGAAGCGCTCTTCTTCCTGCTTGAGCACGTCGGTCACGCGTTGCTGCGCCTGCGCGAGTTCCGGATAGGCGACGCCCATTTCGGCGACCAGATCCGGCACGAGCTTGTAGAAGAACGGCTTTTTGCAGCCGAGCTTGTAGCCATGGCGGATCGCGCGGCGAATGATACGGCGCAGCACGTAGCCGCGGCCTTCGTTGCCCGGAATCACGCCATCGACGATCAGGAACGAGCACGCGCGGATGTGATCGGCGATCACCTTGAGCGAGTTCGCGGTGAGATCGGTCACACCCGTCTCGCGGCCGGCAGCCTCGATCAGATGCTGGAAGAGATCGATTTCGTAATTGCTGTGAACGTGTTGCAGCACGGCCGCGATACGCTCCAGGCCCATCCCGGTGTCGACGCACGGCTTGGGCAGCGGTGTCATGTTGCCCTGCTCGTCGCGGTTGAACTGCATGAACACGAGATTCCAGATCTCGATGTAGCGATCGCCGTCTTCGTCCGGGGATCCCGGCGGCCCGCCCCATACGTCTTCACCGTGGTCGAAGAAGATCTCCGAGCAGGGACCGCACGGGCCGGTGTCGGCCATTTGCCAGAAGTTGTCCGAGGCGTAACGCGCGCCCTTGTTGTCGCCGATGCGGATGATCCGCTCCGTCGGCACGCCCACTTCCTTCGCCCAGATGTCGTAGGCCTCGTCGTCTTCCTGATAGACGGTGACCCAGAGCTTTTCCTTTGGAAGCTTGTAGACGGTCGTCAGCAGTTCCCACGCGTACTGAATCGCTTCGCGCTTGAAGTAGTCGCCGAACGAGAAGTTGCCCAGCATTTCGAAGAACGTATGGTGGCGGGCGGTGTAGCCCACGTTCTCGAGATCGTTGTGCTTGCCGCCGGCGCGCACGCTGCGCTGGGCCGTGGTCGCGCGCTTGTAGGGGCGCGATTCGAGTCCGAGGAAGACGTCCTTGAACTGCACCATGCCGGAGTTCGTGAACAGCAGCGTGGGGTCATTGGACGGCACGAGGCTCGACGAGCGCACGATCGTGTGGCCCTTCGACTCGAAGAAGTTTAGGAATTTTTCCCGAATGTCTGCGACTTTCATAGCGTGCGTTGGGAGCGTGGGGACCGGGCGAGCTAAGCCTGGCGGGTATTTTGCAAACTTTTGATTATACGGGAAATCGGTCCTCCCACAGCGCTCCTGCGCCAACCGCAGTGCGAAACGGCACTGGTCACAGGCGAACCATGGGCCGTAGACTTCCGGGCACAAGTTCCGCATTGCAAAACAATGTTTCGCACATGTCGCATCGACCGTCGTCGAGCGACGACACCAACAGGAGAGAGCGAAGGATGGGCGCGCTGAGTCATATTCGGGTACTGGACCTTTCGCGCGTGCTGGCCGGCCCTTGGGCGACACAAAATCTTGCCGACCTGGGCGCGGACGTCATCAAGGTGGAGCGCCCCGGCGCGGGCGACGACACACGTCGCTGGGGGCCGCCGTATCAACGCGACGCCGAGGGCCGCGACACGCAGGAGGCGGCGTACTATCTTGCGGCCAACCGCAACAAGCGTTCTCTGACACTGGATATTTCGTCTGATGAGGGACAAGCCATCGTCAAGGCGCTCGCGGCACAAAGCGACGTCGTCGTCGAAAACTACAGGGTGGGACAGTTGGCGAAGTACGGACTGGACTACGCCGCGTTGCGCGAGATCAAGCCGGATCTCGTCTATTGCTCGGTAACGGGTTTCGGACAGGACGGCCCTTACGCTGCGCGCGCCGGCTACGACTTCATCGTTCAGGGCATTGGCGGCTTCATGAGCGTTACCGGCGAGCGCGACGGGCAGCCCGGCGGCGGACCGCAAAAGGCCGGCGTGGCTATCGCCGATCTCATGACGGGCATGTATGCGAGCCTCGCCATTGTGGCCGCGCTCACGCACCGGGACCGTACCGGTGTCGGGCAGTACATCGACATGGCGTTGCTCGACACCCAGGTGGCGATGCTTGCGAACATGAGCACCAACTATCTCGCGAGCGGCGAAGCGCCAGTGCGCTGGGGGAATGCGCACCCGAACATCGTGCCTTATCAGACGTTCCAGACCGGGGACGACGGCTGGATCATCGTGGCCGTGGGCAACGACGGCCAGTTCCGGAAATTTGTCGAGATCGGCGGCGAGCCGGCACTGGCCGGCGACGAACGCTTCGCGACCAATCCGTCGCGGGTGCGGCATCGCGACGTGCTCGTGCCATTGCTCTCGCAAATGGTTCGCAGGCTCGGCAAGGACGAATGGATCGCCAGGCTCGAAGCGGCAGGCGTCCCGTGCGGCCCGATCAATACGTTGCCCGAAGTGTTCGCGCACCCGCAGGTCAAGGCGCGCGCGATGGAAGTCGCGTTGCCCCATGCCTCGGGCGGCATCGCCAGAGTCGTCGCCAGTCCCATGAAGATGAGCGAGACGCCTCCGCTGGCACGCACGGCCCCGCCGACGCTCGGCCAGCACAGCGACGAGATTCTGCGCGAACGGCTCGGCTTCGACGACGCGAAGATCGCGCAACTGCGGGCGGACGGCGTCGTCTGAACTTCCTCGCCTTTTCCGGCGTCCTCTCCCGCGCGTTGCGGACGCCAGCTTGCAGCAACGACCCCGAACGCAGCCGAGTGCGGGCTAGGCGGATCGAGTCGTGCCTGGACGACGCCGAAGTTGCGTCGCCGTCATGTGCGCGGTGGCTGCGGGCGAAGCATTACGTGAGCATCGTGTACAGCATCACCGCGACCGAGAGCGTCATCAAGGCTGTCGCGACCCATCCGCCGATGGCGACCGCGCGCGAATTGGTCATCTTGCCGACGACGGCCTCGCGTGACGACAGCAGCATCACGATCACCATACAAGGCACGGCGACCACACCGTTGATGACGGCACTCCAATACAGTGCCTTGATCGGATTGATCGGACTGACGCAAACCACGGCCCCCAGCACCGTACACAGACCGATCACGGCATAGAAGGCGCTGGCATTGCGAGGCGTCTTGCTCATGCAGCTGGGGAGCTTCAGCGCGCCGGTCAATGCGTACGCCGCACTGCCCGTGAGCGACGGGATCGCCAACAGGCCGCAGCCGATCAGACCGAGCGAGAACAATAGCGTTGCGGACTTCCCGGCAACCGGCGTCAGGGCGCTGGCCGCCTGACTCGTCGACTCGACGTTGTGCACGCCGTGGACAAAGAACGCCGCGGTAGCCGTCATCATGATGCACACCGCCACGATATTGGACGTGAGCATGCCGACCCAGGTATCGGCAAGAATGCGGGTTTCCTGTGCCTTGCGCTGACTCGCCGCCACCTTGATCGGCTTTTCGTTATCGCGCGCCTCGATCTCCTCGACTTCCAGCGCCGACTGCCATACGAAGAGATACGGACTGATCGTCGTGCCGAGAATTGCGACCAGCGTGGTGGCGTATTCCTTCGTTGGCGTGATCGTGGGCCAGACGACGGCGCGCATCGCCGTGTGCCAGTCGGTATGAAGCACGAACAGATTCGCGATATAGGCGAACAAGGCCAGCGTCAGCCATTTCAGGTATCGCGCGTAGGCTTCGTATTTCAGACGAATCTGAAGCGTCAATGTGACGGCCGCAAAGAGCAGGGCATACCAGTAATTGCCGCCGCCCAGAAGCATGGACGCCGCGTCGCCCATGGCGGCCAGATCCGCGCCGACGTTGATGACGTTCGCGAGAATGATCAACAGCGCCATCGACGTGGCGATCTTTCGCGAGTAGTGCTTTCGCACCTCGGAGAGAATGCCGTGCCCCGCGCCGCGGCCGATATGTGCGGACGCGACTTGAATGCACACCATCAGGGGAATGGTGACGACGGCCGACCAAAGCACGTGGTAGCCGAATTGCGAGCCCGCCTGCGTGTACGTGCCGATACCGCTCGGGTCGTCGTCGGCGACGCCGGTCAGCAGCCCCGGCCCCAAGCGTCGGAGGATGGAGCCCGCACGCCCATCGGACCGCGCGTTCTTGTTTACCGTCAATGCCTCTTGTTCTTGTGTCGTTTTCATTCTGCTCGCTCCCATTTACGGGGACGGCGAGCAAATTTCGGGCCAGCGCCGCGGCACGGTAATTGCATGCCTGCCCAACCGAGGCAGTCCCTCGAAACCACCGGTAGGAGAGAAATATGGCAGCGAGCAAGAAACAACCCAACGACCACGGCCTGCACGAACTCTTGTTTCAGGCATACGAGACCGAACTGGGCGGCGAGAAGGTCTACACGGCCGCGCTCAAGTGTGTAAAAAATACAGACTTGAAGAAGGAATGGAGCGAATACCTCGAACAGACGAAAAACCATCAGCAGGTGCTGCTCGACGTGTTCTCTGCGTTGGGACTCGATCCCAACGCGCGCTCGCCCGGACGCGAGGTCGTGGCGCACCATGGCGCTTCGCTCGTCAAGGCGATAGAACTGGCCCGCCAGTCCGGCGACGCGGCGCTGGCGGAAATCGCTGCCGCCGAATGCGTGGTGCTGGCGGAAACCAAGGACCATCAGAACTGGGAGTTGCTCGCGACCGTTGCGGAGAAGTCGAGCGGTGAACTCAGCAAGGTGCTCGGCGATGCGGTTTCGGCGGTGGAAACGCAAGAGGACCACCACCTCTATCACACGATGGGATGGGCCAGGGAACTGTGGATCGATACGCTCGGCTTTCCGGCCGTCTTGCCGCCGCCGGAGGAAAGAAAGCACGTCGAGTCGGCCATCGGCGCTGCGCGTGCCGAACAGGCACGCGACAGCATGGTGCAACGCCGGCATTGAGTGCGACACCTGAGGGGCGGCGGGCGTGACGGGGCACAGCGGCCGCGTGATGGTCGCATGATGGCCGCGTGAGGTTGCTGGCGCCCCTTGTGTCGCACGGCGTTCCTTGCGTTGTATGTGGTCGTCAGGGTCGCCGCTGCAGCTGAGTGTCGTGCGGTGCCGGGCGATCGTCGAGGCCGTGACGACGGTTTCGGTGGTCGCCCGGTATTGTTGCGCGGGTCGCTCCGTCTACCTTTCGTCCGACGTCCCGCCTGCCCAATTGTCGTCTAGGCGTGTTCGTGGGTCCGCTCGGTTTGCGACGGGGTCTGCGGCGGTGTTGCGGCGGGGGTTGCGGCGATAACGCAGGCACCGAATCAATTCCTCCGCGTATGGCACCCCCGCAAAAAGCGCCGCGGCAACGACGACCGCCGCGGTGTATGGCAAGGGGACGTGACTGAGCGTCAATGCGAAGCTTTGCGGCGCGTTGCCAACGATGGCGTCTCGGATCTGCGCGAGGTTGGCGCCGACGATCAGCGTCACAGCGCAGATGGGAAGCAATTCCAGAAAGCTGTGAATGTGTTGCTCCAGGGCGGAGATATCGCGCAGGTGTCTGGCGTAACTCACGTCCCACAGCGCCGTGACTTCATGAAGCACCAGACCGGCGAGCATGATGAGAATGACCGTCATGTTGACCTGAAAGACGAGTGCGACCATGAGCGGAATGCCGACTTCGAGCATTTGCGCGATGTGCATGACCGATTCTTTCGCACCGGCGTTCGCCTCGATGCGGGTACGCCGATGACACATCCAGTCTGCGAAGCCGGCGAGCAGCCATACGGGAATGGTCCCGTACCGGATGTACATGTCGACGAAGTCGGCCACGTTCCCGACCGCTCTCGGCGAGGGGAGCGCCATCGCCGGGAGCGGCTGGAGTTCGGAGAGGAACGTCGGCGCGTGCATCAGCCGTCGACACGCACTCGGCAAACCACGTCCGCAACACCGGGAATGCCGCGTATTTTGCCGACGAGGCCCTCACGAACATCCGCGTGAACGACCCATCCGTCGAGTGTGACCGTGCCGTGCGTGACCGAGAATGTAACGAAGGCGTAACGGCCGTCGGCCGGCTCGCGCAAGGCCTCGCTGACCTTGCTTTGCAATCGCCCGGCAACGGGTGCACCCTGCCCGCCGGGTGCGGTGTCTACGGCGCTATCCTGGATCGACGAATGTGTCGTGGGTGTGGGTCCGCGACTCTCGGACGCCGTGGTGTTCGCCGGGTCGTCGGGTTCGTCCGGCAGGAGGTAGCCCTTCTTCTTGGGATCGGTCATGAACGCCTGCTCCGCTATGGCTCGTTGCGCCGTGTGTCGAAGGTTGCATTGCCGCAATGGGGACATTTGGGTATGACGTGCCCCTTCGTCACGTGTGTGGTGCGATGGCAGCGAGCGCATCGGAAGTCCCCCGATTTTTCGGCTCTTTCACCGGCGTTGGCGGACATGGTTGCGCTCCACTTATCGATTCGGTTCCGAGGGCGTGGACACCTCGCTGACCATCTTGCCGCTGGTGGCGTCGTCTGCGGTCTTCGTGGCGATGTCGCCCATCGAGACCATGCCGACCAGCTTTTTGTCGCCGTCGACCACCGGCATGCGCCGGATTTGCTCGCGGCACATGGTGTCGCAGGCATCTTCGACAGAGTCGTCTTCGCGACACCAGTGAGCGCCCTCGGACATGGCGTCTCCGACCTTCGAGTCGGGCCCCTTTCCTGCGGCGACGCAGCGTATCGAGATGTCACGGTCGGTAATCATGCCTTCGAGGTGACCGTTCTCGCAGACGGGCAATGCGCCGACATTCAGATCGGCCATGAGCTTGGCCGCCTGTTGAATCGTGTCGCCGTTGCGAACGAACGCGGGATCTCGCGTCATGATGTCTCGCAAGCGCTGATTCGACATTGGGGAATGTTGAGATTGGTGTTGCTGCATGGTGAACTCCTCCGGAATAGCGATCCGTGGAAAAGCGAGGACGGATGCGGTGACTCCCGGGCCTGACGCGGCCCGCCTCGCACGTTTGGACACGCATGTTGCGTGCCATCGTGGCGAGGCTGCGGGGGAGGAGGAAAGGCGGAGGTGAGAATGCGTAATTTGCACGGCGTTGCACATTCTGCGCGGGCCGGTTGCAAGCGACGTCCGCCTTCAGGCTGCTGGCTTCTGAGACAGCATCGCTAGCAAGAGTCCATCATCCTCCCCCACGTGGATCGGGTTTGCTTCGGCAGGGAGCAGTACTACTCCAGCGCCAACAGTCCTAACCCAGAGAACCCAATTAGGCGCTGCATTTTCCTCTCTTCCTCCGGAAATTGATCGAGAATTTGCGCCAGCGTGGTGCGTGAAAGCACATATTTCCCAGCGCCGGAGGCATCATGGAAGATATATTCAAGCGCCTTTTCTCTATAGCCCGCTGGCAGGATATGAAGTTTTCCTACTATCTCCGCAGTGATCTTTCGCTGATACTCGACGACCAGCGGATCCGCGGGCTGCCTGCCGACGAGTACGTTCCCCGCTTCAGACTCGGTGAGCATGGTCATGACGTGAGAATTCCATTCGCTTTGAGCGTCATCGAGCGCACCGAGCCAACGTGGAAGTAGCTCCGATTCCGAATAGAATTCCTGATCATTCGAATAGACGGCCGCAACTGTCATTTTGTCGGACTGTGCATTAGGTTTCTCCGACACTTCGGG
This is a stretch of genomic DNA from Pandoraea faecigallinarum. It encodes these proteins:
- a CDS encoding CaiB/BaiF CoA transferase family protein, whose protein sequence is MGALSHIRVLDLSRVLAGPWATQNLADLGADVIKVERPGAGDDTRRWGPPYQRDAEGRDTQEAAYYLAANRNKRSLTLDISSDEGQAIVKALAAQSDVVVENYRVGQLAKYGLDYAALREIKPDLVYCSVTGFGQDGPYAARAGYDFIVQGIGGFMSVTGERDGQPGGGPQKAGVAIADLMTGMYASLAIVAALTHRDRTGVGQYIDMALLDTQVAMLANMSTNYLASGEAPVRWGNAHPNIVPYQTFQTGDDGWIIVAVGNDGQFRKFVEIGGEPALAGDERFATNPSRVRHRDVLVPLLSQMVRRLGKDEWIARLEAAGVPCGPINTLPEVFAHPQVKARAMEVALPHASGGIARVVASPMKMSETPPLARTAPPTLGQHSDEILRERLGFDDAKIAQLRADGVV
- a CDS encoding NRAMP family divalent metal transporter; amino-acid sequence: MKTTQEQEALTVNKNARSDGRAGSILRRLGPGLLTGVADDDPSGIGTYTQAGSQFGYHVLWSAVVTIPLMVCIQVASAHIGRGAGHGILSEVRKHYSRKIATSMALLIILANVINVGADLAAMGDAASMLLGGGNYWYALLFAAVTLTLQIRLKYEAYARYLKWLTLALFAYIANLFVLHTDWHTAMRAVVWPTITPTKEYATTLVAILGTTISPYLFVWQSALEVEEIEARDNEKPIKVAASQRKAQETRILADTWVGMLTSNIVAVCIMMTATAAFFVHGVHNVESTSQAASALTPVAGKSATLLFSLGLIGCGLLAIPSLTGSAAYALTGALKLPSCMSKTPRNASAFYAVIGLCTVLGAVVCVSPINPIKALYWSAVINGVVAVPCMVIVMLLSSREAVVGKMTNSRAVAIGGWVATALMTLSVAVMLYTMLT
- a CDS encoding BON domain-containing protein yields the protein MTDPKKKGYLLPDEPDDPANTTASESRGPTPTTHSSIQDSAVDTAPGGQGAPVAGRLQSKVSEALREPADGRYAFVTFSVTHGTVTLDGWVVHADVREGLVGKIRGIPGVADVVCRVRVDG
- a CDS encoding zinc ribbon-containing protein, which encodes MSANAGERAEKSGDFRCARCHRTTHVTKGHVIPKCPHCGNATFDTRRNEP
- a CDS encoding CBS domain-containing protein; this translates as MTRDPAFVRNGDTIQQAAKLMADLNVGALPVCENGHLEGMITDRDISIRCVAAGKGPDSKVGDAMSEGAHWCREDDSVEDACDTMCREQIRRMPVVDGDKKLVGMVSMGDIATKTADDATSGKMVSEVSTPSEPNR